TGAAACCTCAGCTCAGCGTCATACATCAGCTCCTCTATCAAATCAGCCGCGTGGTGCTTTCGACGGGCGGCCACGCGGGCAAtgcgccgcagccgcagcacGTTCCTCGCATAGAGGCCTTGCTCGTCTCGCAACATCGTCCGTGCCTTGGTGTACAGTTCGTCCGACGTGAAGCGGAACTTGTTCAGCGGTTCGGCCACGCCGGCCCCTACGAGCCGCGTCATGTTTGCGACTTGGTCCGAGAAGatgcccatggccagcattgGCTTTCCGTGGTAGACGCCCTCATTGGCGCtggagccgccgccgtgggtAAAGTACAGACACACCGAATCGCTGTCCAGTATGGCTCGCTGGGGAGCGAACAGAGTAAACAGCCAGTCCGGGTGTCTGCCGTCCATCAAGTCCCCCAGCCGTAGGGCCCGGCCCTGGTGTTGGAATGTCTGGCCGCCGTCCATGTCTCGACGACCGCTTCTGCCCACTGCCCAAATCACGCCGTCAACCAGGCCTTCTGCAAGGAGTCGCAGCAGCCCGTTGACAATCTTTGCCGTGTCGTCGTTCGTGAGGATGACGTGCGTGCCCAGCGCGACATACACCGTCTTCCCGTGTCCGGCGAGGAACCTGTCCGTGGCATCATCCAGGGGGGGGAACTCGTCGCCCAGAATCGGTCCTACCGGCGCACATAGAGGCGGCAGGTCCTTTGGCACCTCCAGCCCATAGAATGAATTGACCAACACCAGGTAGTCTGGCTTCGTGGGACTCGGCAAGTCATAGCCGACGCCGGCCTTCCTGCGCATCGCCCTGGTGAACCTGGACAGCTTCACGATCTGCGGCAGCGCCCGAATCACCACCCACTCATTCCTGAGCCGCAGCCACATCGACGCGTCTTCCGACGTCAAGGTCCCCTCTATTTGAAATCCCGGCTCGCCCGGTATGTAGGAGCAGGGGAACATGAGATGGGGCATTTGCGGCCACACCACGGCCAGGGGCACACGATACTCAAAGTGTACGTCTTTAACGGCGTCGGCGAAGAAATCCGCCACAATCATGCCCGGCTTCGCACTGGAGTCGTCCTCCATGATGGCCTTCAAGCGCTTATACGTCTGGGGCCAGAACGAGTCGAACATGAACTTGGACTCCATGGTGGTCGCTACCCCCCTGGACATGTCCCAGTCGCGCATGCGAAGGTAGTGACTGTTCATTTGTTCTTCTGTTGGACCCGGCCCAAGAACATGGACCTTGGTGACGAATTCATAGCCGCTGACCCAGTTCTCTTGGCCGTCCAGAGTGGCAAACTCGATGTTGTGCCCGCGCGCGGAGAGAACCTTGCCCAGCTCCAGGACGGGCGCTGCACGAGACAAATCCGTGTAAGTCGCACGATGATTGAGATGATGGACTGCGGCACTTACCCGCGTGTGTGAAGCCGCCAGTAGTGACGACGAGCAAAATCGTACGAGGCACTTCAGCCATAGTGGCCGTGATGAATTCGACTCAAGACTAGCCCCGGCCCTGGAGTAAGAAAGCCGTGTGCAGATGAGCGGCTTCTAATACGGATTCCAAAAGACGGGATTAAATGCCTTGAATCGCAACATCGGCCATGACACGTCAGATTATCACGCAAGCGATTTTACAAATCATGAATTAATCTCCGTCGGGGTTTGGACTGTGCGAAAAGTGAGTGGCACAAATCCAGGAATATCGAATCATCTGCCTCAGATACAACCAAAGCAGGCTGATTCGCACGCGGAATTCGGACGTACCATACAATGCCGATGGGGCAACACCTTCATGTACAGGGGTTCAACTGACGGAAATGCATGGCATCAACGTTGCAACCAGctgagtacggagtaagctTACCATAATACTACACAATTTATCCGCCTCGAGTGAGAACTAGAAGCAGAGTCCACCGGCGCATACTCGAATACAGTGTAAATAGAGTGACGAGTGTAAGAACTCTAGACAATATACTTTTCTTACGCCTATAAACCTGTCCCAATTGCAAATGTTGGCCGACAATACCATAACATGGCTGACACACCCATCACATCAATTATTGTCCATCGGCACGTCAAGGTAGAAGAATAAGTCAATTACCATATATCTGACAACGAAAATCAAACGTCACACTTCATCACATCCATCTCATCTCGTTAACACTCATTGTCCATCCTGCGCAAACCGATCCGTAAACTTAAACGTGGCAAGACCCTTCTTAAACTCCTCCACGATATCCGCAGGGCCGTCCTTGATGAACACGCCAGCACCCTCGCTGGCTCCAGCAGCCCCTACAACGTCCTTTGCCTTACCCAAGAACCCAACCGGCTTACCCCAGTTGTACCCATCCACGACGATCTGGAGGGGGCGGCCGGGCGGGAAAAGCGTAGACTTGTTCTTAGGATCAAACAGCTTCTCCGCGCCGTCGGTCACGATAATGCCGTCGAAACCAACCGCCTCGGCGCTAGTGTACGTCTGGTCAATGCCGTCAACACGAGACTCGCCGACAGTCACGACAGTGACCTTGCTGGCGCTGAATTGCTCCTTGAGAGAGTTCGCCTGAGTGAGAGAGTCGCTCGACTCGGTCGAGACCAAGACGCCGACGCGGAGGGTAGCAATGGTGGGCAGTTCCTGGCCAAAGATGGAGAGGCCCTGGGTCGTGTTGTCGTGATAGTACGTGTCGTCGGGGGCCGGGGCCTCAAGACCCAGCGTTTTGCCAACGCGGACGGCGATGTCGTGGCTGATCCTGTTGAGTTGCACCATGACGTTCTGCTGCACTTCTCGAGTGAGCCCGCTTGTCTCAAACCGGATGGCGTCAACGAGGAATTGCTGTTCAATGGGGGTGATGGAGTTGAAGAACAGTCGAGGCTGGCTCCAGTGGTCCTGGAAAGTGCTGCTTCGGCGTCTCTCGAGAGCACCAGAAACTTGGCGGCCGGGAGCGGTGAAGAAGCCTTTGCCTTGAGTCCGGTTGGCCTGCTTGGGGAATCCCTTGTTCATCGAGTTGGGAATATCTACTGGCTGTCAGTGACTCGCTTGATACTCATGGTGCACAGTAACTCGTCAATCAATCGTAAACTTACAAGGAGCAGTGTTCTTGTGAATCAAGTTCTGCGCAGCACCATctctgttgttgttgtggatAGGAACAACGGGTCTGTTGATGGGAAGCTGTTCAAAGTTGGGACCGCCGTGTCTGTTAAGCTGAGTATCCAGATAGGAGAAAATACGACCTTGCAGCAAAGGATCGTCTGTGAAATCAACACCTCGCACAATGTGTCCAGGTTGATACTAAGCCTTGATTAGCGTCTTATACATGGATGACCACGTTGGCTTCTTGAAGCGTACCATAATTTGCTCCGTCTCAGCAAAGTAATTCGCCGGATTAGCATCGAGTCTGAGAATGCCGAGAGGCCGCAGGGGAGCAAGCTCCTCAGGGATAATCTTGGTAGGGTCAAGAACATCGAAGCCAAAGGCAAGAGCCTGATCCTCATTGATCATCTGGATATTGAGTTCCCACTCGGGGAAGTTGCCAGAcgcaatggcatcaaagaGATCCTGTCTGTGGAAATCGGCGTTCTTGCCAGCAACGTGCTGCGCCTCGTCCCAGACCATGCTGGCTTTGCCCTGCTTAGTTTTCCAGTGCCATTTTACAAGCTTAGTGTCACCATTCTCATTCACGAGTCGAAAGGTGTggacgccgtggccgtcCTAAGATGCGTATTAGCCTTTACACAGAGCAAGCGCCGCGAGAGCGTGTGTTGTGTTGATGATTGGTAAACCTACCATGTGGCGAAAACTTCTAGGAATTCCATAaccagccatggcccagAACAAGGTATGGAGAGTAGAGGTTTCCTGGGAGAAGAAGTCCCATGCCGTGTCGTGGGCAGTGGCCGCCTGTGGAATCTCGTTGTCCGATCGCGGCTTGACCGAGTGAACGAGATCAGGGAACTGGATTGCATCTTGGATGAAGAAAACCGGGACGTTGTTCCCGACAATGTCAAAGTTGCCCTCGTCGGTGTAGCTAATTATGTAGTGATTAGCATGCAATGGCCTTGTGCGCTGTCAAAGGGGGGACGGGAAGCTCACAGTCTGACTGCGAATCCGTGAACATCACGAGCAGTGTCCGCACTACCCCTGGAGCCGGCGACAGTAGAGAAGCGGACAAATACCGGTGTCTGCTTATCCTTGGCCCCCAAAAACGACGCAGCAGTGATGTTGCTAAAGTCCCCGTAGCTGGTAAACGTTCCATGGGCGCCGGCGCCTCGAGCATGGACTGCTCGTTCAGGAACCTGTACAAATACTTCGTTAACCAACTATCAAATATCTGACAGTCCCCGACGGTGTAAGCCACTTACTCTTTCGTGGTCAAAGTGCGTTATTTTTTGCCGGAATACGAAGTCCTCCAGCAAAGTTGGACCGCGCTCTCCAGCCTTTAGGCTGTTCTGGTCCTCAATAGGACCGCCCACATCAGAAGTAAGGAACACATCACCATCGTCAACTTCGTAGCCTTTGAGGTGTTCGCGAGAGTCGGGACGGCCTTCAGTCCTTGCAGCAAGGCGTCCCGGGTCGGCGTAGGGACACTGGGAAGAAGCTAAGCTGGCCAGCGCCAAAGAAATGGCTACTAAACGTGCTTGAACCATGTtggtgtactccgtataagACAAGATGAGTAGTCACTAATAGCCTTTTCAACGAGACATGGCTCACCAGAAGTCGTGATGCAGagccgtggtggtggcatgggAGGCGGCCTAGGCTACTTATACATCCAAGACTAGCTCGTTTCTCGAAGTCTCATCACTCTGCATGATGGGAAATTGGCGATGAAGCTAAATGGTCAATGACGGAAGTGTCAAAGGTACCCGCAAGGGTCTGGGCTAGCTTTGAACTGATGCAGGACTCCAAGGGGACCCATGATGTGGAACCAAAGGGTTCGTGTAGATGAGTAGTATTGGAAGGTTGAAGGACGTTGCATTGTACTTTGCACGTATGTATGTCAAGACTCCCCTGGAATCCTCTTGGGAGAATCTCCCCACGTTGTGTGACGTTGAGTGCATTGAAGCACCCACATGGTTTATCAACAAGGCTCGGATGAGCAGGACAAGCTCCCAAGGTCTTGTCCATGTTTGCATGGGTGGTTTAGACTGACCGTCGATACAACTGAGTTCCGCATGAGCCACTTCGCTGCCTTTGGTCAGGCCAAGCCCGCCTTGCTTTTTCTCTCCAACGAGTTGGTTCGCCATCCGACGAGATTGCAGCGTGTAGAATTCCGCTTACCAGCGCCAGGTCGCTGCTCCTTTCCAATTCCAGGCCTTCATCATCCAGAAACTGCATGGCCCATGAACCTGGATCGGTTGGGATGGGATGGTTTGACCACCAGAAACATAACCGGCCTGATCTCCACGGCACTATCCCAAGCATTTGCCGGAGAGAGATTCGAATGTACATATCCAGAGCTCTCTCCAGTGTCGATCACTAATACGTTGAAACCCATTGGCTCGGTCATGGGGCCCACGTTGGAGACGGGATGAATGTCGACAGCGATAGGCCCGTGGCAGTTGCATAAAAACAGCCCCCATGGATGGAAGGACAATAACTCGGTATTGGCAATTAGCTCGCGGAGTAGAACTTGGCCGGTTGCTCCCTCGAGTCTGCGTGTATCAGTGGCGTTGCTGGCGTCTGAATCACACCACACTCACACCACCACTTCACCGAATGTCTGCCCGATCCAACGGTCAAACGGTCAAACGGCGTACAGACATCGCTTTCCCGCGCCCAGTCCCCGAGGCATCTCAAACTTAATCCTTAATCGCAGAGCCCCGATGCGCTATGGCGTACCTCTGGGCCCATGTGCCGCCGGGGCTGGCAAGATGCCAATGAGCCAAAGCCCTGCGGTACCGAGTCTAACGTAAAGTCAAACAATTTAGCTGCATGGTCGCATGGGACGCAAGATTGGCAAGGAGCCGTTTGGCCCATAAAAATGTGATTCAAGCCATGGCGGAAGGCGGTCCGGATGTTGTGCAAGGGACATTCCTACCAGTCAGGGACGAGATCCCCAGGGATATTGTCATATTGACAATGCCAATATTGCCAGCACGGTGAGTCGCAATCGATTTTGGCTGCATTGTTGGTCAGCACAACATGGACGGCAACGGCCAATAGCCGTCTTGTCAATTATGACGGCCTGATGGATGAAGAGCATCAAGGGCCACCAAGACGGGCCACGATGTTGCGAAGTGACAAATCACGGCAGATAGCAGAGATAGCCTCCGGGCCCATCCGTAAGCCACCT
The DNA window shown above is from Metarhizium brunneum chromosome 1, complete sequence and carries:
- the UGT3A1 gene encoding UDP-glucuronosyltransferase 3A1, which gives rise to MAEVPRTILLVVTTGGFTHAAPVLELGKVLSARGHNIEFATLDGQENWVSGYEFVTKVHVLGPGPTEEQMNSHYLRMRDWDMSRGVATTMESKFMFDSFWPQTYKRLKAIMEDDSSAKPGMIVADFFADAVKDVHFEYRVPLAVVWPQMPHLMFPCSYIPGEPGFQIEGTLTSEDASMWLRLRNEWVVIRALPQIVKLSRFTRAMRRKAGVGYDLPSPTKPDYLVLVNSFYGLEVPKDLPPLCAPVGPILGDEFPPLDDATDRFLAGHGKTVYVALGTHVILTNDDTAKIVNGLLRLLAEGLVDGVIWAVGRSGRRDMDGGQTFQHQGRALRLGDLMDGRHPDWLFTLFAPQRAILDSDSVCLYFTHGGGSSANEGVYHGKPMLAMGIFSDQVANMTRLVGAGVAEPLNKFRFTSDELYTKARTMLRDEQGLYARNVLRLRRIARVAARRKHHAADLIEELMYDAELRFQGDRELRPMHLQTADMRMPMYKARNWDLMAAGAVVVASVSGLGITLGKMLWMHRKLVTSSVGSLFSGS
- the cat-3 gene encoding Catalase-3 — translated: MVQARLVAISLALASLASSQCPYADPGRLAARTEGRPDSREHLKGYEVDDGDVFLTSDVGGPIEDQNSLKAGERGPTLLEDFVFRQKITHFDHERVPERAVHARGAGAHGTFTSYGDFSNITAASFLGAKDKQTPVFVRFSTVAGSRGSADTARDVHGFAVRLYTDEGNFDIVGNNVPVFFIQDAIQFPDLVHSVKPRSDNEIPQAATAHDTAWDFFSQETSTLHTLFWAMAGYGIPRSFRHMDGHGVHTFRLVNENGDTKLVKWHWKTKQGKASMVWDEAQHVAGKNADFHRQDLFDAIASGNFPEWELNIQMINEDQALAFGFDVLDPTKIIPEELAPLRPLGILRLDANPANYFAETEQIMYQPGHIVRGVDFTDDPLLQGRIFSYLDTQLNRHGGPNFEQLPINRPVVPIHNNNRDGAAQNLIHKNTAPYIPNSMNKGFPKQANRTQGKGFFTAPGRQVSGALERRRSSTFQDHWSQPRLFFNSITPIEQQFLVDAIRFETSGLTREVQQNVMVQLNRISHDIAVRVGKTLGLEAPAPDDTYYHDNTTQGLSIFGQELPTIATLRVGVLVSTESSDSLTQANSLKEQFSASKVTVVTVGESRVDGIDQTYTSAEAVGFDGIIVTDGAEKLFDPKNKSTLFPPGRPLQIVVDGYNWGKPVGFLGKAKDVVGAAGASEGAGVFIKDGPADIVEEFKKGLATFKFTDRFAQDGQ